TACCTCTTCTCTCACTGCCTTATCGGTAATGGTCTTGTCGGCTGCTCAAACATCGGCCTCCTCGTTGAAGCCATAACTCCCATATAGGGATCCGGGATCCAAATTTCATTGCCCGGATCCCATTCTAAGACTTCTCGCCATTGGGAAGGCACTCACGTCCCTGTTTTCAATTTACCAAGAATATGGCGTTTTATAGGGAATTTTGCCGTATCATATTTTTAAGAAACCAATAAGTGTTAACAAACTTCCATTTCGGGTTGGCAGAGGTTCTCGATTAGGAGGGTACATTTTGGATCGCATCTATTTGCTTCATGGCTTTATGGGCACTTCACAGAGTCATTTTCTCCACCAAATTACCGCCTGGCACGATATTTTTACGGTGATTCCCATTGATTTACCGGGACATGGGTCAAATCCCTTGGACGGCACCCGTCCCTATTTTTCTTCAACGCTTTCATGGCTCATGGATCTCATTGAAGACCAAGGTCGAGGACATCTTGTCGGCTTATCGTTAGGCGCTTCTCTTGCCATACATGTGGCCTTAAACAACCCAGGTTTGTGTCAAACCCTCGTGTTAAGTGGCTACTCGCCCTTTATTCCTGAAGAACTCGAACCGTTAATGCGGCAACAATATGAGCAATTTCAACGTATTGAACAAGAACAGCCCCAAATCGTTCAAGAATTTCTCACGCTCCATGGTACACGCTGGAAGAATACATTAATGGCGGTTCTTGATGATATGACCTTTCATTATCCCCGTGTCGATGATCACGCCCTCAGAACTCTTTCTGTT
The Sulfobacillus thermosulfidooxidans DNA segment above includes these coding regions:
- a CDS encoding alpha/beta fold hydrolase gives rise to the protein MDRIYLLHGFMGTSQSHFLHQITAWHDIFTVIPIDLPGHGSNPLDGTRPYFSSTLSWLMDLIEDQGRGHLVGLSLGASLAIHVALNNPGLCQTLVLSGYSPFIPEELEPLMRQQYEQFQRIEQEQPQIVQEFLTLHGTRWKNTLMAVLDDMTFHYPRVDDHALRTLSVPTLVLNGSQESYERHAAVHVADIGNPLLQVGLIPGAGHVANRQKPDVYNTMVLDFWAGLSVTDKPVSPS